In one Prosthecochloris aestuarii DSM 271 genomic region, the following are encoded:
- the groES gene encoding co-chaperone GroES, whose translation MNLKPLADRVIVKPAPAEEKTKGGLYIPDTGKEKPQYGEIVAVGTGKVAENGQVLEMQVNIGQKVLYGKYSGTEVTVEGEDYLIMRESDIFAILD comes from the coding sequence ATGAACTTAAAACCTTTAGCTGACCGGGTTATTGTCAAGCCAGCTCCAGCAGAGGAAAAAACCAAAGGTGGGCTTTACATTCCCGATACCGGTAAAGAGAAGCCCCAATATGGTGAAATCGTCGCTGTTGGTACGGGCAAGGTTGCCGAAAACGGACAGGTTCTTGAAATGCAGGTGAACATTGGTCAGAAAGTCCTTTACGGTAAATACTCCGGAACAGAAGTAACTGTGGAAGGTGAAGATTATCTCATCATGCGTGAGTCTGATATCTTCGCTATTCTTGACTAA
- a CDS encoding glycosyltransferase family 2 protein → MLVIPGPSVEVIIPHYRGRRLLERCLEALDQERYPGLRVCVVDNGTGASYIRRLAEAKDYVRVVRLQQNLGYAGGCNAGLFSSEAEYIVFFNDDAVAEHGWLQPLVSMAQRDVSVAVIQPKILSLSSRTAATHVFDYAGAAGGMLDRLCYPWCYGRSFKRVEDDAGQYDMQREIFWASGVALFARRSMVVAAGGFDEDFFMHMEEIDLCWRLRLSGLKVMTEPSSVVWHEGGATLGGGDPFKVRLNHRNNITMMIKNLGPGMLAGALPIRLFLELAAALFYTVSGPSGLQRSRSVFQALRDNVLIMPRTLGRRSEVQAQRRVSDRTLFRSAPCSMIVQALFSSSSSDAPS, encoded by the coding sequence ATGCTGGTGATACCCGGGCCTTCAGTTGAGGTGATCATTCCTCACTACCGGGGCAGAAGACTTCTTGAGCGCTGCCTTGAGGCTCTGGACCAGGAACGATATCCTGGTCTCAGGGTCTGTGTGGTCGATAATGGTACCGGCGCTTCCTATATCAGAAGGCTTGCTGAGGCAAAAGACTATGTGAGGGTAGTGAGGCTTCAGCAGAATTTGGGGTATGCAGGCGGGTGTAATGCCGGTCTGTTCAGTTCTGAAGCAGAGTATATCGTTTTTTTTAATGATGATGCAGTTGCTGAACATGGTTGGCTCCAGCCTCTGGTCAGTATGGCGCAACGCGATGTATCGGTGGCCGTCATACAGCCGAAAATACTTTCTCTTTCATCACGAACGGCAGCGACCCATGTGTTTGATTATGCCGGGGCTGCCGGCGGTATGCTTGACAGGCTTTGCTACCCGTGGTGTTATGGAAGAAGCTTCAAGAGAGTCGAAGACGATGCTGGCCAATACGATATGCAGCGAGAGATTTTCTGGGCCTCGGGCGTGGCATTGTTCGCACGGCGGTCCATGGTTGTCGCTGCTGGCGGGTTCGATGAGGATTTTTTTATGCACATGGAGGAGATTGATCTCTGCTGGCGCTTACGTCTTTCCGGTCTGAAAGTGATGACGGAGCCTTCCTCGGTGGTATGGCATGAGGGCGGGGCAACACTGGGCGGTGGCGATCCGTTCAAGGTGCGGCTGAACCACCGCAATAATATCACCATGATGATAAAAAATCTAGGCCCCGGTATGCTTGCCGGGGCGCTTCCCATCCGTCTTTTTCTCGAGCTGGCGGCAGCGCTTTTCTATACAGTTTCGGGTCCATCCGGGTTGCAGCGCTCACGCTCGGTTTTTCAGGCTTTGCGGGATAATGTTCTGATAATGCCCCGAACGTTAGGCAGGCGATCAGAGGTTCAGGCTCAACGACGTGTCAGTGATCGGACTTTGTTCCGGTCCGCACCATGCTCGATGATCGTTCAAGCGCTCTTCAGCTCTTCTTCTTCAGATGCCCCCAGCTGA
- a CDS encoding SDR family oxidoreductase — protein sequence MAQHPIVCVTGATGFIAAHLIKKLLQQGYAVRGTVRKLSKHSSYRFLENLDGAAERLELIEADLLSPGSFDAAIGGTQYVMHTASPYLINVRDPQKNLVEPALEGTRSVLESCRKASSVKRVVLTSSIAAITGAPDSNRVFTENDWNTTSSLKENPYHYSKTLAERAAWEFMQEQPGFDLVVINPFMVIGPSLGASLNTTNQMIRDIITGVYPGILDVNWGFVDVRDVALAHIRAIEKPAAHGRYLCSAEALDMRNVVAILRKAGYGNDYKLPSLDLSGKAATTLMKLVSWSQPRDTGAYLRTHLGRRMRYDNDKIRKELDIQFRNIESSLLETVEDLISWGHLKKKS from the coding sequence ATGGCACAACATCCAATCGTCTGCGTCACCGGCGCTACTGGTTTTATTGCAGCCCATCTGATCAAAAAACTGCTGCAACAGGGCTACGCTGTACGGGGAACCGTCAGGAAACTTTCAAAACACAGCAGTTACCGGTTTCTTGAAAACCTCGACGGAGCGGCAGAACGCCTGGAGCTCATCGAGGCCGATCTGCTCTCCCCCGGCTCTTTCGATGCAGCCATCGGGGGAACGCAATATGTCATGCACACGGCAAGTCCTTACCTGATAAACGTCAGAGACCCGCAAAAAAACCTCGTAGAACCTGCACTGGAGGGAACACGCTCGGTGCTCGAATCATGCAGAAAAGCCTCAAGCGTCAAACGCGTCGTGCTCACCTCATCAATCGCCGCTATCACCGGCGCACCGGACAGTAACAGGGTCTTCACTGAAAATGACTGGAACACAACCTCCTCGCTGAAAGAAAACCCGTATCACTACTCAAAAACCCTTGCCGAGCGGGCCGCATGGGAGTTCATGCAGGAGCAGCCGGGTTTTGACCTGGTTGTCATCAACCCCTTCATGGTGATCGGTCCTTCTCTCGGAGCCTCGCTGAACACGACCAATCAGATGATACGCGACATTATAACCGGCGTCTATCCCGGCATTCTTGATGTCAACTGGGGATTTGTCGATGTCCGTGATGTCGCCCTGGCTCATATCCGTGCCATAGAAAAACCCGCAGCCCATGGTCGATACCTCTGTTCAGCAGAAGCGCTGGATATGCGTAACGTGGTCGCAATCCTCAGAAAGGCAGGGTATGGAAACGACTATAAGTTGCCCTCTCTCGACCTGTCGGGAAAAGCAGCGACAACACTCATGAAACTCGTCTCATGGAGCCAGCCACGCGATACCGGTGCCTACCTGAGAACACATCTCGGACGTCGTATGCGCTACGATAACGATAAAATCCGAAAGGAACTCGACATCCAATTCCGAAATATCGAAAGCTCACTGCTTGAAACCGTCGAAGACCTTATCAGCTGGGGGCATCTGAAGAAGAAGAGCTGA
- the trpA gene encoding tryptophan synthase subunit alpha, producing MAHNRITPLMNEQKKLLIAYYMPEYPVAGATLPVLEALQNSGADIIELGMPYSDPIGDGPVIQDAAQVAIRNGVHIGSLLDLVRKARAGEGCVKITVPIVLMGYCNPLIAYGGDCFLNDASEAGVDGLLIPDLPPEEAEDFLSRAKSFGLSVVFLISPVTQPERIRQIDALSTDFSYCLAVNATTGTGKLDEAERDADIESYLQRVSEHTRKKFVVGFGIRNRARVEKMCALADGAVVGTALLQAIAGAATPSQAASMAAGFWKTLR from the coding sequence ATGGCGCATAACAGAATTACCCCTTTGATGAACGAGCAGAAAAAGCTGCTCATAGCTTATTACATGCCCGAGTATCCTGTGGCCGGAGCGACGCTGCCTGTGCTTGAGGCATTGCAGAACAGCGGTGCTGATATTATTGAACTTGGAATGCCATACTCTGATCCTATCGGTGACGGACCGGTTATCCAGGATGCGGCTCAGGTTGCTATCAGAAACGGGGTGCATATAGGAAGCTTGCTTGATCTTGTCAGAAAAGCCAGAGCAGGAGAGGGGTGCGTGAAAATAACCGTTCCGATCGTTCTTATGGGCTACTGCAATCCGCTTATTGCCTATGGCGGAGATTGCTTCCTGAACGACGCTTCCGAGGCAGGCGTTGACGGTTTGCTCATCCCGGATCTTCCTCCCGAGGAAGCTGAAGATTTCCTCTCAAGGGCTAAAAGCTTCGGGTTGTCTGTGGTTTTTCTGATTTCACCGGTCACGCAGCCAGAACGTATTCGTCAGATCGATGCGCTGTCGACAGATTTTTCCTACTGCCTTGCCGTTAATGCCACAACCGGAACAGGAAAACTCGATGAAGCGGAGAGGGACGCTGATATCGAGAGCTATCTTCAGCGTGTCAGTGAGCATACCAGAAAGAAATTTGTTGTGGGATTTGGTATCAGGAATCGGGCCAGGGTGGAAAAGATGTGCGCTCTGGCCGATGGAGCGGTTGTTGGAACGGCACTTCTTCAAGCGATTGCCGGTGCCGCTACTCCTTCACAAGCTGCGTCCATGGCGGCCGGTTTCTGGAAAACATTGCGATGA
- the groL gene encoding chaperonin GroEL (60 kDa chaperone family; promotes refolding of misfolded polypeptides especially under stressful conditions; forms two stacked rings of heptamers to form a barrel-shaped 14mer; ends can be capped by GroES; misfolded proteins enter the barrel where they are refolded when GroES binds): MTAKDILFDAEARAKLKVGVDKLANAVKVTLGPAGRNVLIDKKFGAPTSTKDGVTVAKEVELEDAFENMGAQMVREVSSKTSDVAGDGTTTATVLAQAIYREGLKNVAAGARPIDLKRGIDLAVKDVVAELREISRDITGKKEIAQVGTISANNDPEIGELIAEAMDKVGKDGVITVEEAKGMDTELTVVEGMQFDRGYLSPYFVTNSEKMDADLEDPYILIYDKKISNMKELLPVLEKTAQSGRPLMIIAEDIEGEALATLVVNKLRGTLKVCAVKAPGFGDRRKAMLEDIAILTGGTVISEEKGYKLENATISYLGQAASITVDKDNTTIVDGKGQADDIKARIGEIKGQIEKSTSDYDTEKLQERLAKLSGGVAVLNIGASTEVEMKEKKARVEDALHATRAAVQEGIVAGGGVALIRAAKALDATNPENEDQKTGVDIIRRALEEPLRQIVANTGTTDGAVVVEKVKNSEGDYGFNARTEEYMNLIEAGVVDPTKVTRTALENAASVAGILLTTEAAITDIKEDGSDMPPMPGGMGGMGGMGGMM, translated from the coding sequence ATGACTGCTAAAGATATTCTCTTTGACGCAGAAGCCAGAGCTAAACTTAAAGTTGGTGTCGATAAACTGGCAAATGCAGTAAAGGTTACCCTCGGCCCTGCCGGTCGTAATGTGCTGATCGACAAAAAATTTGGTGCGCCTACCTCGACAAAAGACGGTGTTACCGTTGCAAAAGAGGTTGAGCTTGAGGACGCATTTGAAAATATGGGCGCTCAGATGGTGCGCGAAGTTTCATCCAAGACCAGTGATGTTGCTGGTGATGGCACCACAACGGCAACCGTTCTTGCTCAGGCAATCTACCGTGAAGGTCTGAAGAATGTTGCTGCCGGAGCTCGTCCGATCGACCTCAAGAGAGGTATTGATCTTGCTGTTAAAGATGTCGTTGCCGAGCTCAGAGAGATCAGCCGTGACATTACCGGAAAGAAAGAGATCGCTCAGGTTGGCACTATTTCTGCCAACAACGATCCTGAAATCGGTGAACTTATCGCTGAAGCGATGGACAAGGTCGGTAAAGACGGTGTCATTACCGTCGAGGAAGCTAAAGGTATGGATACCGAGCTGACTGTCGTTGAAGGTATGCAGTTCGATCGCGGTTACCTTTCACCCTACTTTGTGACCAATTCCGAGAAAATGGATGCCGATCTTGAAGATCCTTACATCCTGATCTATGATAAAAAGATCAGCAACATGAAGGAGCTTCTTCCTGTGCTCGAAAAAACCGCACAGTCCGGCCGTCCGCTGATGATTATCGCAGAGGACATCGAAGGCGAAGCACTGGCAACTCTTGTTGTCAATAAACTTCGTGGAACACTCAAAGTCTGTGCAGTCAAAGCACCGGGCTTCGGTGATCGTCGTAAGGCTATGCTTGAGGATATCGCTATTCTCACCGGCGGTACAGTCATCTCTGAAGAGAAGGGCTACAAGCTGGAAAACGCTACCATCTCTTATCTCGGTCAGGCTGCAAGCATTACCGTCGATAAAGACAATACGACTATTGTCGATGGAAAGGGCCAGGCAGACGATATCAAGGCACGTATCGGTGAAATCAAAGGCCAGATTGAAAAATCGACCTCCGATTACGATACTGAAAAACTGCAGGAACGCCTTGCAAAACTCTCAGGCGGCGTTGCCGTTCTTAATATCGGTGCATCGACTGAAGTTGAGATGAAAGAGAAAAAAGCACGCGTTGAAGATGCTCTTCATGCTACTCGCGCAGCTGTTCAGGAAGGTATCGTTGCCGGTGGTGGTGTTGCGCTGATTCGCGCAGCAAAAGCTCTGGACGCAACCAACCCGGAAAACGAAGACCAGAAAACGGGTGTCGATATCATCCGTCGTGCTCTTGAGGAGCCACTTCGCCAGATCGTCGCCAACACAGGAACCACTGATGGTGCCGTTGTTGTCGAGAAGGTCAAAAACAGCGAAGGTGACTACGGCTTTAACGCCAGAACCGAAGAGTACATGAACCTGATCGAGGCTGGTGTCGTTGATCCGACAAAGGTCACCAGAACAGCTCTTGAGAATGCGGCTTCTGTTGCAGGTATTCTTCTGACGACTGAAGCAGCTATTACCGATATCAAGGAAGATGGTTCTGATATGCCTCCTATGCCAGGCGGTATGGGTGGAATGGGCGGTATGGGCGGCATGATGTAA
- a CDS encoding CPBP family intramembrane glutamic endopeptidase — protein sequence MKSVKATVSDAGDVQGRFNLSFGLMAAIWITGAVGHFTPLKEWPALFLYVFGALGLVLARGIGRSEWRQMYLGGGDLKKSLKWGTIAGAVLFLMDITNTVLYYSNGGTPMAEMEILLVGRSLLYIFPVLILAEEFLWRGIMFSSMIERGFNQHLTVFLTAIFYVVNHYAVAPVGMYERSLMAMMAFPIGIIGGYIVLKSRNVWGSVLLHMMTMISMLLDIFVIPKLIFG from the coding sequence ATGAAATCCGTTAAAGCAACAGTCTCAGATGCCGGTGATGTTCAGGGCCGTTTCAATCTTTCTTTCGGTCTTATGGCGGCCATCTGGATTACGGGAGCTGTCGGACATTTTACTCCTCTGAAGGAGTGGCCGGCCTTATTTCTCTATGTTTTCGGGGCACTCGGTCTCGTTCTTGCCAGAGGTATCGGCCGCAGTGAGTGGCGGCAGATGTATCTTGGCGGCGGAGATCTGAAAAAATCCCTCAAATGGGGCACAATAGCCGGTGCAGTGCTTTTTCTCATGGATATCACCAATACGGTGCTGTATTACTCGAATGGCGGAACTCCTATGGCTGAAATGGAGATTCTGCTGGTCGGCAGGTCGCTGTTGTATATATTTCCTGTTCTGATTCTTGCTGAAGAATTTCTGTGGCGAGGCATTATGTTTTCCTCAATGATCGAGCGGGGATTCAATCAGCATCTTACGGTTTTTCTTACAGCGATCTTCTATGTGGTCAATCACTATGCTGTCGCTCCGGTAGGCATGTACGAACGTTCTCTGATGGCCATGATGGCTTTTCCCATCGGGATTATCGGCGGCTATATCGTGCTGAAAAGCAGAAATGTCTGGGGAAGTGTGCTCCTGCATATGATGACCATGATTTCTATGCTTCTTGATATTTTTGTTATTCCTAAATTAATTTTCGGTTAA
- a CDS encoding alpha/beta fold hydrolase: MKSTTKDIFYLWEYEPGKTARIRYRRYGPDKTRKPVLLFVHGYGGMLEHWNLNIPEFQNEYTIFALDLIGFGKSEKPNTRYRLELFADQINAFIRFLELEDVIIIGHSMGGASGLYYAHQNPDVLRGLILANPSGLFGDTMDPMAKAFFGLIASPLIGEFMFAAFANPIGVSQSLMPTYYNQKKVDLKLINQFTRPLQDKGAVWSFLSPSRRPNDFTLEHLPKPCNYRNKAFLIWGAEDSALPPHKIIPEFQEILPQAGAYIIPKASHCIHHDAHEDFNNRLRHILNHEL, translated from the coding sequence ATGAAAAGCACAACGAAAGACATATTCTATCTCTGGGAATACGAACCGGGAAAAACTGCAAGGATTCGCTACAGGCGGTACGGGCCCGATAAGACCCGGAAACCGGTGCTGCTTTTTGTTCATGGCTATGGAGGAATGCTGGAGCACTGGAACCTTAACATCCCTGAATTCCAGAATGAATACACGATCTTCGCGCTTGACCTGATCGGTTTCGGCAAATCGGAAAAACCAAATACCCGTTACCGTCTCGAACTCTTCGCAGACCAGATCAATGCGTTCATACGGTTTCTCGAACTCGAAGATGTCATCATCATCGGACACTCAATGGGTGGAGCTTCAGGACTTTACTATGCTCATCAGAATCCGGATGTTCTTCGCGGACTGATACTGGCAAATCCTTCCGGTCTGTTTGGTGATACCATGGATCCTATGGCCAAAGCCTTTTTCGGACTTATTGCATCGCCGCTGATAGGAGAGTTCATGTTTGCAGCCTTTGCCAATCCGATCGGAGTCAGTCAAAGCCTTATGCCGACCTACTACAACCAGAAAAAAGTAGACCTGAAACTGATCAACCAGTTTACCAGACCCCTCCAGGACAAAGGCGCTGTATGGTCATTTCTATCGCCATCACGAAGGCCGAACGATTTCACACTCGAGCATCTTCCAAAACCATGCAACTATCGCAACAAGGCGTTTCTGATATGGGGTGCTGAAGACTCCGCACTGCCTCCGCATAAAATCATCCCCGAATTCCAGGAGATTCTACCACAGGCCGGAGCCTACATTATACCCAAAGCGTCGCACTGCATCCATCACGACGCCCACGAAGATTTCAACAATCGTTTACGCCACATTCTCAACCATGAACTCTGA
- the queC gene encoding 7-cyano-7-deazaguanine synthase QueC has protein sequence MRAVVLLSGGMDSLVATAEADALGYELAAMHVNYGQRTWHKELMAFRAICDHYGIRHRLEVDADYLSAIGGSSLTDPSIPVEEADLHGATIPTSYVPFRNASFLSMAVAWSEVIGAEKIYIGAVEEDSSGYPDCRKVFYDAFNRVIELGTRPETAIGIETPLIELQKSAIVRRGIALQVPFRLSWSCYKSEGKACGHCDSCARRLRAFSLAGATDPIDYEQRPDYI, from the coding sequence ATGAGAGCTGTTGTTCTGCTGAGTGGCGGTATGGATAGTCTTGTCGCAACTGCTGAGGCAGATGCGCTTGGCTACGAACTGGCGGCAATGCATGTCAATTACGGGCAGCGTACGTGGCATAAGGAGTTGATGGCGTTTCGAGCTATCTGCGACCATTACGGCATCAGGCATCGGCTTGAGGTAGATGCCGATTACCTTTCCGCAATCGGCGGATCCTCACTCACCGATCCATCAATTCCAGTAGAAGAGGCTGATCTGCACGGTGCAACGATTCCGACCAGTTATGTGCCGTTCAGAAACGCCAGTTTTTTATCTATGGCCGTTGCCTGGTCAGAAGTGATCGGTGCTGAAAAAATTTATATCGGGGCTGTCGAGGAGGACTCCTCGGGATACCCTGATTGCCGGAAGGTCTTCTATGATGCTTTTAACAGAGTTATTGAACTCGGAACGCGTCCGGAGACAGCAATCGGGATCGAGACTCCTCTCATCGAGCTGCAGAAGTCTGCAATCGTGAGGAGAGGAATAGCGCTGCAGGTGCCGTTCAGGTTAAGCTGGTCATGTTACAAGAGCGAAGGCAAAGCGTGCGGCCACTGCGATAGCTGTGCGCGTCGTTTGCGGGCGTTCAGCCTCGCGGGAGCGACTGACCCGATTGACTATGAACAGCGGCCGGACTATATTTGA
- a CDS encoding RrF2 family transcriptional regulator, whose protein sequence is MLKVSRKFEYGLHAIIYLAGKSDDEIVTVKEMAAEIGFSQEFMAKALQKLKRAGLALSVQGVKGGYKLGKPAAEITVADVGRATEGEPHLMRCSSEEGSCEIVRSCPHRGYMFSLEKRIQGLMAETTVMALLQRHEG, encoded by the coding sequence ATGTTAAAAGTGTCCAGAAAATTTGAATACGGTCTGCATGCAATTATTTATCTCGCAGGCAAATCAGACGATGAAATCGTAACCGTCAAAGAGATGGCTGCTGAGATCGGTTTTTCCCAGGAATTCATGGCAAAGGCTCTTCAGAAGCTCAAGCGGGCAGGCCTGGCACTTTCGGTTCAGGGTGTCAAGGGCGGTTATAAACTTGGCAAGCCGGCTGCTGAGATTACCGTTGCCGATGTGGGGCGGGCAACCGAGGGAGAGCCTCATCTGATGCGCTGTTCATCTGAAGAAGGTTCCTGTGAGATCGTCAGGAGCTGTCCTCACAGGGGCTATATGTTCAGCCTCGAAAAGAGAATCCAGGGACTTATGGCTGAGACGACGGTTATGGCTCTTCTTCAGCGTCATGAAGGCTGA
- the uvrA gene encoding excinuclease ABC subunit UvrA has product MIRDGQQDGNRDQDLLPDIVLKGVRTHNLKGISVRIPRNKFVVLTGVSGSGKSSLAFDTLYAEGHRRYVESMSSYIRQFLERMAKPDIDTIEGIAPAIAIEQKPLPKNPRSTVGTVSEIYDYLRLLYARIGKIYSSDTDELVLKHTPEDVSIQAGFLEEGTRFMVGFPFSLHKDSRAHSCSVDEELNNLLQKGFFRLVAGDELLDLNNKSQRSLVSTMKPEALQDLMVLVDRFKLTHDDKTFSRVVQAAETCFNESGGYAWLKISSGKLYRFSEKLELNGVEYQEPSPQLFAFNSPLGACPTCQGFGRIAGIDEDAVIPNKSLSIADGAIACWTSEKYSRHWKRLLEIAPRSGISIDQPYEKLPQNQKDKIWKGIRDKGYKGIWPFFSEIEKDAGYKVHFRVFLSRYRGYAICPDCEGSRLKPEARYIKVSGRHIGEVTRMNIAGAYDFFDGLDISPFDRKVAGAVLQEIQKRLKYMLDVGLDYLTLDRLTHTLSGGEFQRINLSTSLGSPLVGAMYILDEPSIGLHQSDSTRLIDLLKRLRDLGNTVVVVEHDREIIEAADELIDLGPYAGRLGGEVVYHGSPADMITASTSLTADYLTGRKVIEVPETRREVDFSRSIEVTGAMQNNLKNIDVRIPLGVLTCVTGVSGSGKSTLVNDIIFKGIRRAKELSAEKVGTHCALTGHEYIHSVEHVDQSPIGKSSRSNPVTYLKIFDDIRQLFSQTRLALAKGWKPGYFSFNIPGGRCETCAGEGTLRIEMQFLADIEAVCDECNGKRYKADTLEVTLNGLSIADVLDLTVSDAMDFFAGEKSILRKLRVLDEVGLGYIRLGQSSSTLSGGEAQRLKLASFIVRADIEHTLFIFDEPTTGLHFDDIRKLIACFDRLLLQNNTLLVIEHNPDIIKQADWVIDLGPGAGDKGGEIVAVGSPEAICRNSSSITGHHLAPWLDSTQQNEIRD; this is encoded by the coding sequence ATGATCAGGGACGGTCAACAAGACGGTAATCGCGATCAGGACCTGCTGCCGGATATCGTACTCAAAGGGGTAAGAACTCACAATCTCAAAGGGATTTCCGTCAGGATTCCCCGCAATAAGTTTGTCGTTCTGACCGGGGTCAGCGGTTCAGGTAAATCCAGTCTTGCTTTCGATACCCTATACGCTGAGGGACACAGAAGGTATGTCGAGTCCATGTCCTCCTATATCCGGCAGTTTCTCGAGAGGATGGCTAAGCCCGATATTGACACTATTGAAGGGATAGCTCCTGCTATAGCAATTGAACAGAAACCCCTGCCGAAAAATCCCCGTTCGACCGTCGGGACCGTTTCCGAGATTTATGACTACCTCCGGTTGCTCTATGCCAGAATTGGTAAAATCTACTCTTCGGATACTGATGAACTTGTTCTGAAGCATACTCCTGAAGATGTAAGCATTCAGGCCGGTTTTCTTGAAGAAGGCACGCGGTTCATGGTAGGTTTTCCTTTCTCTTTACATAAAGACAGTCGGGCCCATTCCTGTTCGGTTGATGAAGAGCTGAACAATCTTCTCCAGAAGGGATTTTTCAGGCTTGTCGCCGGCGATGAACTTCTTGATCTCAACAACAAGAGCCAGCGATCGCTTGTTTCGACTATGAAGCCAGAGGCTCTGCAGGACCTCATGGTTCTTGTCGATCGTTTCAAACTTACTCACGATGACAAGACCTTCAGCCGCGTCGTTCAGGCGGCCGAGACCTGCTTCAATGAGTCGGGAGGATATGCCTGGTTAAAAATTTCTTCCGGAAAGCTCTACCGTTTCAGTGAAAAACTTGAGCTTAATGGCGTTGAATATCAGGAGCCGTCCCCTCAGCTTTTCGCGTTTAACTCTCCTCTCGGAGCCTGTCCGACATGTCAGGGTTTCGGCCGTATTGCCGGTATAGATGAAGATGCCGTGATTCCGAACAAGTCGCTCAGCATTGCCGACGGAGCTATTGCGTGCTGGACTTCGGAAAAGTACAGCCGTCATTGGAAACGTCTGCTTGAGATAGCTCCCCGGTCAGGCATATCGATCGATCAGCCCTATGAGAAGCTTCCTCAAAACCAGAAGGATAAGATCTGGAAAGGTATTCGGGATAAAGGCTATAAGGGGATATGGCCATTTTTTTCCGAAATTGAAAAAGATGCAGGCTACAAGGTTCACTTCAGAGTATTTCTGAGTCGTTATCGGGGGTATGCAATTTGTCCTGACTGTGAAGGGAGCCGGCTCAAGCCGGAGGCGAGATATATTAAGGTATCAGGTCGTCATATCGGCGAGGTGACCCGAATGAATATCGCTGGAGCGTATGACTTTTTCGACGGGCTCGATATTTCCCCGTTTGATCGGAAGGTCGCCGGTGCAGTGCTGCAGGAGATTCAGAAGCGTCTGAAATATATGCTCGATGTCGGCCTGGATTATCTGACGCTGGATCGTCTGACGCACACTCTGAGCGGCGGTGAATTTCAGAGAATCAACCTCTCAACATCGCTTGGCTCGCCTCTGGTGGGTGCGATGTATATTCTCGATGAACCGAGTATCGGTCTTCATCAGAGCGATTCGACGAGGCTTATCGATTTGCTCAAGAGACTGAGAGACCTTGGCAATACTGTCGTTGTTGTTGAGCATGACCGGGAGATCATCGAAGCCGCAGATGAACTGATCGATCTTGGGCCTTATGCCGGAAGACTTGGAGGGGAAGTGGTCTATCATGGCTCCCCGGCAGATATGATCACGGCTTCAACATCCCTGACTGCCGACTATCTGACAGGCAGAAAGGTGATCGAGGTCCCTGAGACACGCAGAGAAGTGGATTTCTCCAGATCTATCGAGGTGACCGGTGCCATGCAGAACAACCTGAAAAACATCGATGTGCGTATTCCTCTCGGTGTTCTCACCTGTGTTACCGGTGTCAGCGGATCAGGAAAGTCGACGCTTGTCAATGATATTATTTTCAAAGGCATCCGGCGCGCCAAGGAGCTTTCCGCCGAAAAGGTTGGTACGCATTGCGCCCTTACCGGGCATGAATATATTCACAGTGTCGAGCATGTCGATCAGTCTCCGATCGGCAAATCAAGCAGAAGTAATCCTGTGACCTATCTGAAAATCTTCGATGACATCCGTCAGCTATTCTCTCAAACGCGACTGGCTTTGGCCAAGGGGTGGAAGCCAGGCTATTTTTCATTCAATATTCCCGGTGGCAGGTGCGAAACCTGTGCAGGTGAAGGGACGCTGCGTATTGAAATGCAGTTTCTTGCCGATATCGAGGCTGTCTGTGATGAGTGCAACGGAAAGCGCTATAAAGCTGATACTCTTGAGGTTACCCTGAACGGTCTTTCCATAGCAGACGTGCTGGATTTGACGGTCAGTGATGCGATGGATTTTTTTGCCGGAGAAAAATCGATTCTGAGGAAACTCAGGGTTCTCGATGAGGTGGGGCTTGGTTATATTCGGCTCGGTCAGTCATCCAGTACGCTTTCGGGCGGAGAAGCCCAGCGTCTTAAACTGGCAAGCTTTATTGTTCGGGCCGATATTGAACATACGCTCTTTATCTTTGACGAACCTACGACAGGGCTTCACTTCGACGACATCCGTAAACTGATCGCCTGTTTTGATCGTCTGCTTCTTCAGAATAACACTCTGCTTGTCATCGAGCATAATCCCGATATCATAAAACAGGCCGACTGGGTTATCGATCTTGGTCCCGGGGCTGGTGATAAAGGGGGGGAGATTGTCGCGGTCGGCTCGCCTGAAGCCATCTGTCGTAACAGTAGTTCAATCACCGGACACCATCTGGCTCCATGGCTTGATAGTACTCAACAGAATGAGATCAGAGATTAA